In one Phyllostomus discolor isolate MPI-MPIP mPhyDis1 chromosome 8, mPhyDis1.pri.v3, whole genome shotgun sequence genomic region, the following are encoded:
- the KCNH6 gene encoding potassium voltage-gated channel subfamily H member 6 isoform X2 — protein sequence MPVRRGHVAPQNTYLDTIIRKFEGQSRKFLIANAQMENCAIIYCNDGFCELFGYSRVEVMQQPCTCDFLTGPNTPRSAMSRLAQALLGAEECKVDILYYRKDASSFRCLVDVVPVKNEDGAVIMFILNFEDLAQLLAKSGSRSLSQGLLPPSFLGSEGSHGRPGTQGPGTSRVKYRTISQIPQFTLNFVEFNLEKHRSGSTTEIEIIAPHKVVERTQNVTEKVTQVLSLGADVLPEYKLQAPRMHRGTLLHYSPFKAVWDWLILLLVIYTAVFTPYSAAFLLSDQDESQRGDCSYTCSPLTVVDLIVDIMFVVDIVINFRTTYVNTNDEVVSHPRRIAVHYFKGWFLIDMVAAIPFDLLIFRTGSDETTTLIGLLKTARLLRLVRVARKLDRYSEYGAAVLFLLMCTFALIAHWLACIWYAIGNVERPYLEPKIGWLDSLGEQLGKRYNGSDPASGPSVQDKYVTALYFTFSSLTSVGFGNVSPNTNSEKVFSICVMLIGSLMYASIFGNVSAIIQRLYSGTARYHTQMLRVKEFIRFHQIPSPLRQRLEEYFQHAWSYTNGIDMNAVLKGFPECLQADICLHLHRALLQHCPAFRGASKGCLRALAVKFKTTHAPPGDTLVHLGDVLSTLYFISRGSIEILRDDVVVAILGKNDIFGEPVSLHAQPGKSSADVRALTYCDLHKIQRTDLLEVLDMYPAFADSFWSKLEVTFNLRDLGVSSHHPFRLQTVRTTKASSSVTASQVQHLP from the exons gtcGAAAGTTCCTGATCGCCAATGCCCAGATGGAGAACTGCGCCATCATTTACTGCAACGATGGCTTCTGTGAACTCTTCGGCTACTCCCGAGTGGAGGTGATGCAACAACCGTGCACCTGCGACTTCCTCACGGGCCCCAACACCCCACGCAGTGCCATGTCCCGCCTGGcgcaggccctgctgggggccgAGGAGTGCAAGGTGGACATCCTCTACTACCGCAAGGATG CCTCCAGCTTTCGCTGCCTGGTGGACGTGGTGCCTGTGAAGAATGAGGATGGAGCCGTCATCATGTTCATCCTCAACTTCGAGGATCTGGCCCAGCTCCTGGCCAAGAGTGGGAGCCGCAGCCTGTCCCAGGGCCTGCTGCCTCCGAGCTTCCTGGGCTCTG AGGGCTCTCACGGCAGGCCGGGTACACAGGGCCCCGGCACGAGCAGGGTCAAGTACAGGACCATCAGCCAAATTCCGCAATTCACACTCAACTTCGTGGAGTTCAACCTGGAGAAGCACCGCTCAGGCTCCACCACGGAGATTGAGATCATTGCGCCCCACAAGGTGGTGGAGCGGACCCAGAATGTCACCGAGAAGGTCACCCAG GTCCTGTCCCTGGGTGCAGACGTGCTGCCCGAGTACAAGCTGCAGGCACCGCGCATGCACCGTGGGACCCTCCTGCACTACAGCCCCTTCAAGGCTGTGTGGGACTGGCTCATCCTGCTGCTGGTCATCTACACGGCCGTCTTCACACCCTACTCAGCTGCCTTCCTGCTCAGCGACCAGGACGAGTCTCAGCGAGGGGACTGCAGCTACACCTGCAGTCCACTTACCGTGGTGGACCTCATCGTGGACATCATGTTTGTCGTGGACATTGTCATCAACTTCCGCACCACCTATGTCAACACCAACGACGAAGTGGTCAGCCACCCTCGCCGTATCGCCGTCCACTACTTCAAGGGCTGGTTTCTCATTGACATGGTGGCAGCCATCCCCTTCGACCTGCTCATCTTCCGCACTGGCTCTGATGAG aCCACGACCCTGATTGGGCTGCTGAAGACAGCAAGGCTGCTGCGGCTGGTGCGTGTGGCCAGGAAGCTGGACCGCTACTCTGAGTACGGGGCAGCCGTGCTCTTCCTGCTCATGTGCACCTTTGCGCTCATCGCACACTGGCTAGCCTGCATCTGGTATGCCATCGGCAACGTGGAGCGGCCCTACCTGGAGCCCAAGATCGGCTGGCTGGACAGCCTGGGCGAGCAGCTTGGCAAGCGCTACAATGGCAGCGACCCGGCCTCCGGCCCCTCAGTGCAGGACAAGTATGTCACTGCCCTCTACTTCACCTTCAGCAGCCTCACCAGCGTGGGCTTCGGCAACGTCTCCCCCAACACCAACTCAGAGAAGGTCTTCTCCATCTGCGTCATGCTCATCGGCT ccctcatGTACGCCAGCATCTTTGGCAACGTGTCCGCCATCATCCAGCGCTTGTACTCAGGCACCGCGCGCTACCACACGCAGATGCTGCGTGTCAAGGAATTCATCCGCTTCCACCAGATCCCCAGCCCGCTGCGGCAGCGCCTGGAAGAGTACTTCCAACACGCCTGGTCCTACACCAACGGCATCGACATGAACGCG GTGCTGAAGGGCTTCCCCGAGTGCCTGCAGGCTGACATCTGCCTGCACCTGCACCGCGCGCTGCTGCAGCACTGCCCCGCGTTCCGCGGAGCCAGCAAGGGCTGCCTGCGCGCGCTTGCCGTCAAGTTCAAGACGACGCATGCACCGCCGGGGGACACGCTGGTGCACCTCGGCGATGTGCTCTCCACGCTTTATTTCATCTCCCGCGGCTCCATCGAGATCCTGCGCGACGACGTGGTCGTGGCCATCCTAG GAAAGAACGACATCTTTGGGGAGCCTGTTAGCCTCCACGCCCAGCCTGGCAAGTCCAGTGCAGATGTGCGGGCCCTGACCTACTGCGACCTGCACAAGATCCAGCGGACAGACCTGCTGGAGGTGCTGGACATGTACCCTGCCTTTGCAGACAGCTTCTGGAGTAAGCTGGAAGTCACCTTCAACCTGCGGGAC